GCGCCGTTCACCAGCGCCTTCCCGGACGAGGCCGCGTCCAGGCCCAGCAGTATCCGCATGGTCGTCGACTTCCCGGCGCCGTTCGGCCCGAGGAACCCGGTGACCGTCCCGGGGCGCACCGTGAACGACAGGCGGTCCACCGCCGTCGTCGCGCCGTAGCGCTTGGTCAGTTCACGTACCTCGATCATGTCCCCAACGATCGTCCGGGACGGCCCCGCGCACATCGGAACGCGGGCCGGACCCGTTCGTACGACCATGGGCGGAGACCGCCCGCCCGTCTCGGCCCACGGTCCGACGCCCGCAGGGCGGACGCGCCCGCGCGCGATCCCCGGATACCGTTGCGACGTGGACGAACCCGAAGCGCGCGGCACCGTCGCCCCGCGGGTCGCCAGGTCCCGGCTGATCGGCCTGGACGCCGCGGCGGCGCTCCTCTACGTGTTCGTGCTGACGTCGGCCGCCCGTCCCGACGTCCCGGTGGCCGCCGCACTCCTCTTCCCGACGTCCGGCCTGCCGCTCGCCGTCCGGCGCGTCTGGCCCGTCCCGGTGTTCGCCGTCGTGTTCGCCGCCTCCACCCTGACGCTGTTCCTCGGCCTGCCGCCGGACGCCTACGTGGCCGCCGCCTACGCCCTCTACACGGTCGCCGTCACCCGGCGGCGCCACCGGTGGATCCCGACCACCTTCATCGGCGTGCTGAGCGGCGTCGTCATCCTCGGCGCGGCACTGGCCGGGCCCCTCGGCGGGCAGGCGAAACGCTCCGCGGTTTTCCTGCTCGGCCTCGCCGTGCTCGGTGCGTCCTGGGCGCTCGGCCGCGCCGTCCGCGACCGCCGCGAGCACGCCGCGCGCTTCGCCCGGGAACTCGCCGACCGCGCCGTGGGAGAGGAACGCCTGCGGATCGCCCGCGAACTGCACGACATCGTCGCCCACAGCATGAGCCTCATCGCCGTCAAGAGCGGCGTCGCCGTCCATGTCGCCGAGGCGCGCCCCGCCGAGGCCGTCGACGCCCTCCGCGTCATCGAGGCCACCAGCCGCGGCACCCTCGCCGAGATGCGCCACCTCCTCGGCGTCCTGCGCGCCGACGCCGCCGGGGACGGCGACCTGGTCCCCGCCCCCGGCCTCACCGCCCTCGACGGCCTCGCCGAGCGCGCCGCCATGGCGGGCGTCCGCGTCGACCTGGACGTGCGCGCCGGCGACGTCCCCGAAGGCGTCGCGCTCGCGGTCTACCGCATCGTCCAGGAGGCCGTCACCAACGTCGTCAAGCACGCCGCGCCCGCCCGCTGCCGCGTCCGCGTCGACACGGGCGGCGGGCGGGTCGCCATCGACGTCACCGACGACGGCCCCGGCGTACGCGTGCTGCCCGGCGGGCCGGGCGAGGGGCACGGCATCATCGGGATGCGCGAACGCGTCATGATGTACGGCGGCGAGTTCGGCGCCGGGCCGCGGCCCGAGGGCGGATTCGCCGTCACCGCCCGATTCCCCTACGAAACGTGAGAACCGTGGAAGAACTCCGCGTCCTGGTCGCCGACGACCAGGCCCTCGTCCGCGGCAGCTTCGGCGTCCTCATCGACACCGCCCCGGGGCTGCGCGTCGTGGGGGAGGCGGGGACCGGCGCCGAGGCCGTCGAACTCGCCGGGCGCGAACGGCCCGACGTCGTCCTCATGGACGTCCGCATGCCCGAGATGGACGGGCTCGAGGCCACCCGCCGGATCTGCGGCGCGCTCCCGGACGTCCGCGTGCTGATCCTCACCACGTTCGACCTCGACTCCTACGTGTACGGGGCGCTGCGGGCGGGGGCGAGCGGCTTCCTGCTCAAGGACACCCCGCCCGCCGACCTGCTCGCCGCCGTCCGGGTGATCGCCGAAGGCGAGTCGCTGCTCGCGCCCACCGTGACCCGGCGGCTGATCGCCGAGTTCGTCCGCGGACCCGGGCCCGTCCGGCCCCCGCCCGCCGGGCTCGGCGCCCTCACCGCCCGCGAGCGGGAGGTCCTCACCCTCATCGCCCGCGGCCTGTCCAACGCCGAACTGGCCGAGCACCTGCACCTCAGCCCCGCGACGGTCAAGACCCACATCGGTCACCTGCTGGCCAAGCTGCACGCACGCGACCGCGCCCAGCTCGTCATCGCCGCCTACGAGACCGGACTCGTCCGTCCGGCGGCGCGCTGACTCAACCGTCCAGCAGCGCGGGCGCGAGGCGTTCGTACCGGTCGGCGGCCGACGCGAGGTCGGGCTCGAACACCGACACCGCCACGTGATCGGCGCCCGCGTCCAGATGGGCGCGGACGCGCCGGGCGATGGCCTCGTCGTCGCCCCAGGCGAAGCATGCGTCGACGACCTCGTCGGAGCCGCCGTCCGCGATGTCCGCCTCGGTGCGGCCCAGCTCCCTGAGCGAGCGGAGGTAGGGAGAACCGGGCATGGACAGCAGCCCGGAGCTCCGCGCGGTCTCGCGCGCCACCACCGGATCCGTCTCGGGGATCGCCGACTGCATCGCCGCCACCAGCTTCCCGCCGCCGAGCCGCTCCCGGGTGCGGCGGGTGTGCTCGACCGGCATCGCCGCCGGCAGCACGCCGTCGGCGCGTTCCCCGGCCAGCTCCTGCATCTTCGGCCCGAGCGCGGCCAGCAGCCGCGAGAAGGGGACCTCCGGCACCGGCGCCGCCTCCACGGCGGCGTCCATGCCGTCCAGGTACTCGCGCGTCCGCGCCAGCGGGCTCGTCCACCGCTGCCCGCTCTGCTCGACCATCATCGGCATGCTGACGCCCACGCCGAGGGCCAGCCGCCCCGGGTACGCGTCCGCGAGGACGGACGCGGCGCCCTGCATGGCGGCGGGGTGCCGCGCCCAGAGGTTGGCGATCGAGGACCCGAGCACGATCCGCTCGGTGGCCGCGAGCAGCACGCCGAGCTGCGTGAAGACCTCCCGGCCCCCGATGGCCTCGTTCACCCAGATCGCCCCGTACCCCGCGTCCTCCACGCGCTTCGCGGCCCGCCGCCACTCGGCGGCCGGCGCGATGGGCGTCATCAGCACCGCGCCGATCCGCCCCAGCCGCTGCCGCGCCTCGTCCACCGTCGTCGTCATGGCTCTCCCGTAGAATCGGAACGTACAACCCGCTTGAGAACGTACCGGAACGATCGCCCCGGTTGTCAATGGAAGGAGCGCCCCGTGGACCGAGCGCCCAGGCGCGCGGACGCGCGCCGGAACCGGGAACGCGTGATGCGGGCGGCGCTGGAGGCGTTCGCCGCGGACGGCAGGCTCGTGCCGCTCGACGAGATCGCGCGCCGCGCGGGCGTCGGCGCGGGCACCGTCTACCGCAACTTCGCCACCAAGGAGGCCCTGTTCGAGACCGTGGTGACGGAACGCATCCGGGCCATGGTGGAGCGGGCCGAGACACTGCGGACGGCCGGAGACCCGGGCACGGTGTTCTATGACTACCTCGCCCATGTCGTGGAGGCCGCGATGGTCAACCACGCGCTCTGCGAGGCCCTCATCGAGGAGGGGGCCGGGACGTTGAACCGGGAGTGCATGGACTCGGCGTTCATGGAGGCCCTGGACGTCCTGCTCCGCCGGGCGGTGGAGGCCGGCTCCGTCCGGGACGACGTGGACGTCCACGACGTGCGGACGCTGGTGACCGGTTGCATGCTCATGGAACGCCTTCGCCGCGCCGCCGTCCCGTCCGGCCGCATCACCGCCCTCGCCTTCGACGCCCTCCGGCCGCGCGCCGTAACGAAACCGAGCGACGAAACGAAAGTGTCACGAAACGTCTGTGAGATGTGCGGAGATCCGTTGACGGCCGCCCGAACCGGTCGTCCCGCGCGCTACTGCGGGCCGGCCTGCAGGCAGAAGGCGCACCGCCGCCGCGCACGCGCCTGACCTCAGGACACCGCACGGCACCGGGCGCACCGGGACCCCGGGCGCCGGCGAGCGCCCGCTGTGTCGGCTCCCGTGATCGGCGCGCGCGACGAAGGCCGGACATGGCCGGCCCACTTCTCCCGGGCCGGTAAATGCGTTGACGTCGGACGTCCGAGCGACCAGCATCATCGGCGACTCGTTACGAAACGCGGCAGGGGCATGACGACTTCACTCCGGCGGATCCGGGCCGAATACGACCGCGACTCGATCACCGTCTATCAGGCGTACCGACCCGCCATCGGCGCACCCGCGGTCGAGAAGGGAACCTTCGTCGAACCCTTCTCGCGCGGCCGGATGACGTGGATCAAGCCCTCCTTCCTCTGGTTGATGGCACGAAGCGACTGGGCCCGCAAACCCGGGCAGGAAATGGTCCTCGCCGTACGGATCAGCCGCGCCGGATGGGAGGAGGCGCTCGCCCTCGCCGTCCCGACCCATGCCGATCGCCGCGTCTTCCGCGGCACCGACGAATGGCGCCGCCGTTTCGCCGAAGCGACGGTCCACGTCCAATGGGACCCGGAACGCTCGCTGCGCGGAAGCAAACTCGAGCAACGCAGCATCCAGGTGGGACTGAGCCGCCACATAATCGACCGCTACGTGGACGATTGGATCCTCGGCATCGAAGACCGCACCCCTCTCGTCCGCCGTATCCACCGCCTGCTCCAGGACGGCAGAACATCGAAGGCGAGCGCACTGCTGCCTCCCGAACGTCTCTACCCCCTGGATCCGGCATTGGCGCAACGCATAGGCGCGTCGTGACCGACAGTCCACGGCTCACTCAGGAGCGGCCGATACGAGCCGCGTCGAGGCCGGCGAGGATCTGATCCACGGTCTGGTCGGGCGTCTGGTCCGACGTGTCGAGCCAGAGCCCGCGGCGCGGGGTGTCCCGCCGCATGGCCTCGTCGAGCCCCTCGACCGTCCAGGGACCGCCGTAGCCGCTCTTGTGACGACCGTCCTCACGCACCGCGACCACTTCGGCGCGGGGCGCGAGAACGACCAGATACAAGGGCCTCGTCGCCACGGTGTCCAGATAGTCGTCCAGGTGCTCGCCGAGCACGATGTCCTGGACGACGACGGTCCACCCCGCCTGCGCGTAAAGGTCCGCGACCACGGCCGAAGCCCGATGGCGCAGCCGCAGCTGCGCCGCCGCCTCAGCGCTCGGAGCGGGCGTGAACTCCTCACGCCCGGACACGATCATCCGCCGGAACGCGTCGCCGCGCAGGTGTACCGAACGCGGCAGGCGCTCGGCCAGCACTTGGGCGACGGTGGACTTCCCGGACGCCATGACGCCCGTGATCAGTATTACCGCGGAACTCGGCTCACGCACCATCGGCCCCCGAAGACGTCCGTGAAGCCCGACATGGGCCTCACCCGACCACCCATGTTCCCAGGCGCCGTCCCCCGCCCGACCGCCACCGCAGCATCCGCCTCCCGGCCATTGGCCCCGCCGTGAACGAGGACGCGGCGGACGGCCCCTGCCCGGCTGGGACCCGCAGGATCCGTCTGCTGGCCATTGGCCCCGTCGCGTACGAGGATGCGGTGGTCGGAGCCTGTTCGGTTGGGACCCGCAGGATCGGTGTGCCGGTGGTGGGCGCCGTCGCGAACGAGGGCGCGGCGGCCGGGCGCGGTCGTGCTCGGACTCCTCGGCGCGTCCGGGAACGACGGTCCGGAGCCGTCCGGGAACCCTGGCCTCCGTCCCCGTCCCCGTCCTCGTCGCGGTCTTGTGCTTCGCCTTCGGCGGCGTTGTCCGTTGGCCCCCTGGGCAACGGCTCCTCCATGGCGGCGACGTCAGCCGCCGGGCGGGGATGTGGCCGGTGTTCGGGCGGGTTCGCAGCTCAGCACTTGGTGGAGCACCATCGGTAGTTCGTCCCACAGCCAGTCGTTGAGGGCGCCGGGGAAGTCACTCGGTTGCTCGATGGCCAGACGTCCGGGGCCTGCTTCGGTCAACCGCACGGGTACGGGGGCGTCGTCCCACATCGGCTTGCGGCCGCCCCAGAAAGCGGCGAAATCGGTACCGGTCAGGGCCGGTTCGGAGCTCACCGTGTGCCGCCCGGGGTGTCGGCCCAGGGGGAGCAGACGCTGGGCGGTCGTGCGCAGGACGTTGAGCGCGGCCACGTCGAGCGTGCAGCTCACGTCGTTGATCTCGAGTTCGGGGATCCCGAAGCGGCGCAGCCCGCGGGAACGGAGGCGGACACAGGCGCAGCTCTCGCCGTTCCCGGGCCCGGCTTCGCAAAGCCCTCCGTTCCGGTATGGCGGGAGGTACGCGCCGAGCCATTCGTCGGCGAGGACGAAGTCGCCGGGGCGTAACGCGGGCAGGATCCTGTCCGTATCGACGTCGACCGGGACTCCGCAGACCTCTTCGGCGATCGCGAGGGCGGTGGCGCGGGCGAGGTGGAGCGCCAACGGGAGATCGTCGACCGGCATGACGGACGTGACGCCGATGTGCCGGGTCGCTCGTGCGATGGCCGCGACGTCGGCGGGGTCGACACCGGCGGCGTGCCGCAGCCGCCACGGCGCGGAGTCCGCCGGATGGACGGTGATCATGAGCCCGGGGGTGCCGAGACGATCCGCGACCGCGTTGGCGTGCGGTACGGGCAAAGCCCGGCGGATCACGGCGGGGATGTCGCGGGGAACCCGGTCCGCGGCGACGACGAACCGTGCGGTGGTCTCCTCGGGAACGGTGATCGTGACGGGCATGGCTGCCTCCTCGGCGTGGCCGGCTGGTGTGAGATCCAGCCTCGGCGAACGCCGGAGGGCAGGTAACTGGAACGAAATTCTGTGGATAAGTCGAACGGCGGTGGATGGGCCGGGCCCGTCCACCGCCGTCCGGCGTGCGCCTCAGCGGGCGGACACGTCCGTGTAGTGACGCTCGCCCGGGCCGACGTAGACCTGACGCGGCCGGCCGATCTTGGTGGCGGGGTCGTTGAGCATCTCGCGCCACTGGGCGATCCAGCCGGGCAGCCGGCCGAGCGCGAACATGACCGTGAAGGCGTTGGTGGGAAAACCCATCGCCTTGTAGATGACGCCGGTGTAGAAGTCGACGTTCGGGTAGAGCTTGCGCTCGACGAAGTAGTCGTCGCTCAGCGCGACCTCCTCCAGGCGCATGGCGAGGTCCAGCAGCGGGTCGGACTTGCCGAGCGCCTCCAGGACCTTGCCCGTGGCCTTCTTGACCACCGCGGCGCGCGGGTCGTAGTTCCGGTACACGCGGTGTCCGAAGCCCATCAGCTTGACGCCGGGCTCCTTGTCCTTGACCCGCCGGACGAACGAGTCGATGTCGTCGCCGTCCTCGTGGATCTTCTCCAGCATCTCCAGGACCGCCTGGTTGGCGCCCCCGTGCAGCGGACCGAACAGGGCGTCGACCCCGGCGGAGACCGACGAGAACAGGTTGGCCTGGCTGGAGCCGACGAGCCGCACGGTGGAGGTGGAGCAGTTCTGCTCGTGGTCGGCGTGCAGGATGAACAGCATGTCCAGTACCCGGACGATCTCCGGGTCGACCTCGTACGGCTGCGTGGGCAGCCCGAACGTCATGCGCAGGAAGTTCTCGACGTACCCGAGGCTGTTGTCCGGGTACAGGAGCGGCTGACCGTTGGACGTCTTGTACGCGTAAGCCGCGATCGTCGGGAGTTTGGCGATCAGCCGGACGCTGGACTGGTCGACCTGCTGCGGGTCGAACGGGTCGAGGCTGTCCTGGTAGAACGTCGACAGGGCGCTCACCGCGGACGACAGCACCGCCATCGGGTGGGCGCGCCGCGGGAAGGCCGAGAAGAAAGCGCGGAACTTCTCGTCGAGCAGGGTGTGGTTGCGGACGTTGTCGGTGAACGCGGCGAGCTGGTCGCCGGTCGGCAGCTCACCGTAGATCAGCAGGTAGGCGACCTCGAGGAAGGACGATTTCTCGGCCAGTTCCTCGATCGGGTAGCCCCGGTAGCGCAGGATGCCCGCCTCACCGTCGATATAGGTGATGGCCGACGTGGTGGACGCCGTGTTGGTGAAACCCGGATCAAGGGTCACATGCCCCGTGTCCTTGAGCAGGGTGTTCACCCCCAGTCCGGAGGGGCCCTCGGTCGCCTCGGTCACCTCGAGAGGCATCCGGCCGCCCGCGTGGTTGAGCTCGAAATCCGACATACTCGCTCGCTCCCAACTGCGTCCACACCTGCGTAGACGTTCCGCTCTTCATCGTATCCAGGTGATCACATGGGCCAATCCGGGCCCGGCACGTTGACGGACGGCCCCGCGGGTGCTCACGTGGAGTCATGAGCGACCGCGAGGCGGCCGGACTGGTCGCGCGCGCCCGACGGGAGATCGAGGCCGGTGTGACCGGCAACCGCTTCCTCGATCTCCTCGAAACGGGCGACTTGCCCCGAGAACGCCTGGTCTGGCTGGCCGTCGAGGAGTATCGCATCGTGCGGAGCGATCGGCGTAGTTTCGCCCTCCTGGCGGCACGTCATCCGGATCCGCCCTCCGGTGACCTTTTCCTGGGGCTCGCCCAGGGCGAGGGGCGGGCCCTGGCACTGCTGGACGACTTCGCCGCGGCGCTCGGGGAAAGTGAGAAGAATCTCAACACGCGTGAGCCGCTGCCGTTCGCGCAGGCCTACCCGGCCCACCTGGCGCAGCGGGCAGCCTTCGGCACGGCCACCGAGGTCGCCTTGGCCATGCTCGTCAATCTGGAGGAGTGGGGGACGTACTGCGCGCGCACCGCCCGCGCACTGCGCGCCCGTTACGACTTCTCGGAGCAGGCCGTCGCCTTCTTCTCCTTCTTCGCCGAGTCGCCGCCCGGCTTCGACGAGCAGGCCCTGGCCGTCGTGGCGGCGGGACTGGACGCGGGCGACGACCCGGTCGACGCCGTCCGTTGCGCCCGGCTCATGCACGCCTACGAGACGGCCTTCTGGAACGCGCTCGCCGAGGGGCTCTGACCCCTACGGCGACGGTTCACGCAGCGTGGGCAACTCGGCGGTGACCTCCGGAAGCGTCCGCTCGTGGGCACCGATGAGCTCCTCGACGCCCGAGGGGAGCCACTCCACGCCGTAGTGCGCGTCCAGGAGCGTGGAGAACGCGGTGAGAACCTGGTCCGGTGAAGGACGATCGTCCGGCAGTTTGCTCAGGCAGCGCGTCACCACTCCCCGCATCGGGTCGGGCAGCCTGCTGAGGTCGGGCACCCCGTGCACGATGCGCCCGCGCACCTTGCGGCCGGTGCCGAACGGAGCCGTCCCGGTCGCCGCGAAGACGAGCGTGGAGCCCAGCGCGAAAACG
The nucleotide sequence above comes from Actinomadura algeriensis. Encoded proteins:
- a CDS encoding sensor histidine kinase; protein product: MDEPEARGTVAPRVARSRLIGLDAAAALLYVFVLTSAARPDVPVAAALLFPTSGLPLAVRRVWPVPVFAVVFAASTLTLFLGLPPDAYVAAAYALYTVAVTRRRHRWIPTTFIGVLSGVVILGAALAGPLGGQAKRSAVFLLGLAVLGASWALGRAVRDRREHAARFARELADRAVGEERLRIARELHDIVAHSMSLIAVKSGVAVHVAEARPAEAVDALRVIEATSRGTLAEMRHLLGVLRADAAGDGDLVPAPGLTALDGLAERAAMAGVRVDLDVRAGDVPEGVALAVYRIVQEAVTNVVKHAAPARCRVRVDTGGGRVAIDVTDDGPGVRVLPGGPGEGHGIIGMRERVMMYGGEFGAGPRPEGGFAVTARFPYET
- a CDS encoding response regulator, producing the protein MEELRVLVADDQALVRGSFGVLIDTAPGLRVVGEAGTGAEAVELAGRERPDVVLMDVRMPEMDGLEATRRICGALPDVRVLILTTFDLDSYVYGALRAGASGFLLKDTPPADLLAAVRVIAEGESLLAPTVTRRLIAEFVRGPGPVRPPPAGLGALTAREREVLTLIARGLSNAELAEHLHLSPATVKTHIGHLLAKLHARDRAQLVIAAYETGLVRPAAR
- a CDS encoding TIGR03620 family F420-dependent LLM class oxidoreductase, coding for MTTTVDEARQRLGRIGAVLMTPIAPAAEWRRAAKRVEDAGYGAIWVNEAIGGREVFTQLGVLLAATERIVLGSSIANLWARHPAAMQGAASVLADAYPGRLALGVGVSMPMMVEQSGQRWTSPLARTREYLDGMDAAVEAAPVPEVPFSRLLAALGPKMQELAGERADGVLPAAMPVEHTRRTRERLGGGKLVAAMQSAIPETDPVVARETARSSGLLSMPGSPYLRSLRELGRTEADIADGGSDEVVDACFAWGDDEAIARRVRAHLDAGADHVAVSVFEPDLASAADRYERLAPALLDG
- a CDS encoding TetR/AcrR family transcriptional regulator; translation: MDRAPRRADARRNRERVMRAALEAFAADGRLVPLDEIARRAGVGAGTVYRNFATKEALFETVVTERIRAMVERAETLRTAGDPGTVFYDYLAHVVEAAMVNHALCEALIEEGAGTLNRECMDSAFMEALDVLLRRAVEAGSVRDDVDVHDVRTLVTGCMLMERLRRAAVPSGRITALAFDALRPRAVTKPSDETKVSRNVCEMCGDPLTAARTGRPARYCGPACRQKAHRRRARA
- a CDS encoding DUF4291 domain-containing protein, producing the protein MTTSLRRIRAEYDRDSITVYQAYRPAIGAPAVEKGTFVEPFSRGRMTWIKPSFLWLMARSDWARKPGQEMVLAVRISRAGWEEALALAVPTHADRRVFRGTDEWRRRFAEATVHVQWDPERSLRGSKLEQRSIQVGLSRHIIDRYVDDWILGIEDRTPLVRRIHRLLQDGRTSKASALLPPERLYPLDPALAQRIGAS
- a CDS encoding AAA family ATPase translates to MVREPSSAVILITGVMASGKSTVAQVLAERLPRSVHLRGDAFRRMIVSGREEFTPAPSAEAAAQLRLRHRASAVVADLYAQAGWTVVVQDIVLGEHLDDYLDTVATRPLYLVVLAPRAEVVAVREDGRHKSGYGGPWTVEGLDEAMRRDTPRRGLWLDTSDQTPDQTVDQILAGLDAARIGRS
- a CDS encoding citrate synthase; the protein is MSDFELNHAGGRMPLEVTEATEGPSGLGVNTLLKDTGHVTLDPGFTNTASTTSAITYIDGEAGILRYRGYPIEELAEKSSFLEVAYLLIYGELPTGDQLAAFTDNVRNHTLLDEKFRAFFSAFPRRAHPMAVLSSAVSALSTFYQDSLDPFDPQQVDQSSVRLIAKLPTIAAYAYKTSNGQPLLYPDNSLGYVENFLRMTFGLPTQPYEVDPEIVRVLDMLFILHADHEQNCSTSTVRLVGSSQANLFSSVSAGVDALFGPLHGGANQAVLEMLEKIHEDGDDIDSFVRRVKDKEPGVKLMGFGHRVYRNYDPRAAVVKKATGKVLEALGKSDPLLDLAMRLEEVALSDDYFVERKLYPNVDFYTGVIYKAMGFPTNAFTVMFALGRLPGWIAQWREMLNDPATKIGRPRQVYVGPGERHYTDVSAR
- a CDS encoding thiaminase II/PqqC family protein translates to MSDREAAGLVARARREIEAGVTGNRFLDLLETGDLPRERLVWLAVEEYRIVRSDRRSFALLAARHPDPPSGDLFLGLAQGEGRALALLDDFAAALGESEKNLNTREPLPFAQAYPAHLAQRAAFGTATEVALAMLVNLEEWGTYCARTARALRARYDFSEQAVAFFSFFAESPPGFDEQALAVVAAGLDAGDDPVDAVRCARLMHAYETAFWNALAEGL